Proteins from a single region of Hermetia illucens chromosome 3, iHerIll2.2.curated.20191125, whole genome shotgun sequence:
- the LOC119650834 gene encoding trypsin-like translates to MFCVTVLLVLCCSVTYANTNLTFPESLSNFRSIHINATHDLGLMLNNETYQVLLPESILQNASYLDALTEDDLKMLNELKDNETYNLEGDGMENGGADEMEEGAEEMGEEEMVDEYVEKGYRKGNKKVIKTRAQQRCPTCQCGIRNARRIVGGRVTPKYVYPWAVVLKYGPRFFCGGSLVTDLHIVTAGHCTEGLSAAKMSAGFLQHDLRVPERGIAFMRKIQSYRRHANYNSQTLEHDIAILTLSRRVPIGSNLLRPICLPATGKSFVKKNGFIAGWGAVGEWSMPSAKLREAVVPIMSNKKCRKTAYGKDIKKSMMCAGYPKRGGIDACQGDSGGPLMVPENKRFYLAGVISWGDGCGARNHPGVYTRVPNYIKWIRNRTRNGCRCSS, encoded by the exons ACCAATTTAACTTTTCCCGAATCACTATCGAATTTCCGGTCGATCCATATTAACGCTACCCACGATCTTGGATTGATGCTCAATAACGAAACCTACCAAGTTCTGCTGCCAGAGTCAATCCTGCAAAATGCCTCCTATTTGGATGCACTAACTGAAGACGATTTAAAGATGCTCAACGAACTCAAAGACAATGAAACTTACAACCTAGAAGGGGATGGAATGGAAAATGGAGGAGCAGATGAAATGGAAGAAGGAGCAGAGGAAATGGGAGAAGAAGAAATGGTCGATGAATATGTGGAGAAAGGCTACAggaaaggaaacaaaaaagtGATAAAGACCCGAGCCCAACAAAGATGTCCAACTTGTC AATGCGGAATCCGAAATGCTCGGCGAATAGTTGGTGGTAGAGTCACGCCAAAATATGTTTACCCATGGGCAGTTGTCCTGAAATACGGTCCCAGATTTTTCTGTGGTGGCTCCTTAGTGACAGATTTGCACATTGTCACTGCCGGTCATTGTACCGAAGGTCTGTCAGCGGCAAAAATGTCTGCAGGTTTCCTCCAACATGACCTCCGAGTACCAGAGCGAGGAATTGCATTCATGCGGAAG ATTCAATCCTACAGGAGACATGCAAATTACAATTCGCAAACATTGGAACATGATATTGCCATTTTAACTTTATCGAGGAGGGTACCCATAGGATCAAACCTGTTGAGACCTATCTGCCTTCCAGCAACTGGAAAatcatttgttaaaaaaaat GGATTCATAGCAGGTTGGGGAGCAGTTGGGGAATGGAGTATGCCTTCAGCAAAGTTGCGTGAGGCCGTTGTCCCCATTATGAGTAACAAGAAATGTCGCAAGACTGCCTATGGAAAGGACATCAAGAAAAGCATGATGTGCGCTGGGTACCCTAAACGGGGTGGCATCGATGCATGCCAG GGTGACAGTGGCGGTCCTCTGATGGTGCCGGAAAACAAACGATTCTATTTGGCAG GTGTGATATCCTGGGGAGACGGATGTGGAGCAAGGAACCACCCGGGGGTGTATACTCGAGTACCCAATTACATCAAATGGATTCGAAATAGAACTAGAAACGGTTGCCGATGCTCATCATGA